One window of Candidatus Korarchaeum sp. genomic DNA carries:
- a CDS encoding homoserine kinase: MRAFCSSANLGPGYDIVGLALNAFHDIVEVELVKGDGRAEVVDVRGPYSNSIPLGERNSAAEAARAALKLAEQRLDAKIRIWKGVPPRRGLGSSGASAAATVRAIDILLGGVLKDEELVKAASEGERISSGSAHPDNVAPSLFGGLVVIGREILKFKLDFEFLLAIPWIDVPENKTEYMRNLIPKEVPLDKFSKHCLHLSHLMLGIALNDARIFGEGMNYSFIDECRSRSIPGFDELRRKALENGALGVSISGAGPSILILCEDCPRVSRVLRDEFKRIGVPATILEASPAGGASAL, encoded by the coding sequence GTGAGGGCTTTCTGCTCTAGCGCTAACTTGGGACCTGGTTACGATATAGTTGGGCTGGCCCTGAATGCTTTCCACGATATAGTCGAGGTGGAGCTCGTTAAAGGGGATGGTAGGGCCGAGGTCGTGGATGTCAGGGGGCCCTATTCAAACTCAATACCCCTGGGAGAGAGGAACTCTGCAGCTGAGGCTGCTAGAGCAGCCCTGAAGTTGGCTGAGCAGAGGTTAGATGCTAAGATAAGGATATGGAAGGGTGTCCCCCCTAGGAGGGGGCTCGGTAGCAGCGGCGCTTCCGCTGCCGCTACCGTGAGAGCTATAGATATCTTGCTAGGAGGCGTTTTGAAGGATGAGGAGTTAGTTAAAGCAGCTAGTGAGGGTGAGAGAATTTCTTCTGGATCAGCACATCCAGATAACGTCGCTCCTTCCCTTTTCGGTGGGCTAGTCGTAATAGGGAGGGAGATACTCAAGTTCAAACTGGACTTCGAGTTCCTATTGGCGATACCTTGGATCGACGTCCCTGAGAACAAGACCGAGTACATGAGGAATTTGATACCGAAGGAAGTGCCCCTAGATAAGTTCTCAAAGCACTGCTTACACCTCTCCCACCTCATGCTAGGTATAGCTTTGAACGATGCTAGGATCTTCGGGGAGGGGATGAATTACTCCTTCATAGATGAGTGCAGGTCACGATCGATCCCTGGGTTCGATGAACTGAGGAGGAAGGCACTTGAGAATGGAGCTCTCGGTGTTTCTATAAGTGGAGCAGGCCCGAGTATCCTCATACTATGCGAGGATTGCCCTAGAGTCTCCAGAGTGCTGAGGGATGAATTTAAGAGGATAGGAGTCCCTGCTACGATTCTAGAGGCTTCTCCTGCTGGGGGAGCATCAGCCCTCTGA
- the thrC gene encoding threonine synthase has translation MLESYMLICLSCGATYEPDPWLMKCPSCNGLLEPKLIDVEVSWEDFRSRKFGVWRYRELLPRVRYPVTMGEGGTPLIELKSNLFVKFEGTNPTGSFKDRGMSVAISIAKEIGVKSVICASTGNTAASMSAYAARAGLKSFIVLPKGKVAKGKLAQASLHGATIVEIRGSFDEALEAVIEASGKELGLYPLNSFNPWRLEGQKTLAYEISDELGVPDWVILPVGNAGNISALWKGFKELKSLGLIDRLPRLVGVQARGASPIVRAFREGRMEFLERPETVATAIRIGKPVNWPKALLALEESGGIAIDVSDQEILEAQMMLGRMGIGVEPASAAPYAAYLNLVGREISEDERVVLIATGHALKDPDIIPTPRPIEVSSVEEAVEEIRGVIGRG, from the coding sequence ATGCTCGAGAGTTACATGCTCATATGCTTGAGCTGCGGGGCCACGTATGAGCCGGACCCCTGGTTGATGAAGTGCCCCTCATGCAATGGGTTGCTCGAACCGAAGCTAATAGATGTCGAGGTCTCTTGGGAGGATTTCAGGAGCAGGAAGTTCGGTGTTTGGAGGTATAGGGAGCTCCTCCCCAGAGTGAGGTATCCGGTGACGATGGGGGAGGGGGGAACTCCCCTCATAGAGCTCAAGAGTAACTTGTTCGTCAAGTTCGAGGGGACCAATCCGACTGGATCGTTCAAGGACAGGGGAATGTCCGTCGCTATAAGCATAGCGAAGGAGATAGGAGTTAAGAGCGTTATCTGCGCCTCTACGGGAAACACTGCAGCTTCTATGTCAGCTTATGCTGCTAGGGCAGGTTTGAAGAGCTTCATAGTCCTACCTAAGGGAAAGGTAGCTAAGGGGAAGCTCGCACAAGCTTCCCTTCACGGAGCTACGATAGTGGAGATAAGAGGCTCCTTCGACGAAGCCCTAGAGGCGGTAATAGAGGCATCTGGAAAGGAATTGGGACTTTACCCACTCAACTCATTCAATCCCTGGAGGTTGGAGGGGCAGAAGACCCTAGCTTATGAGATATCGGATGAGCTAGGCGTCCCTGATTGGGTAATCTTACCGGTGGGTAACGCTGGGAATATATCAGCTTTATGGAAGGGGTTCAAGGAGCTCAAGAGCCTGGGGTTAATCGATAGGCTCCCCAGACTCGTGGGAGTGCAAGCTCGCGGGGCTTCCCCAATAGTCAGGGCATTCAGGGAGGGGAGGATGGAGTTCTTAGAGAGGCCCGAGACAGTAGCTACTGCCATAAGGATAGGGAAACCAGTGAACTGGCCTAAGGCATTACTGGCTCTAGAGGAGAGCGGTGGCATAGCGATTGATGTGAGTGATCAGGAGATATTGGAAGCCCAGATGATGCTGGGGAGGATGGGGATAGGCGTCGAACCCGCATCAGCAGCTCCATACGCGGCTTACCTGAACCTCGTGGGGAGGGAGATAAGTGAGGATGAGAGAGTGGTGCTAATAGCCACGGGCCACGCTCTGAAGGACCCCGATATAATACCAACTCCGAGGCCTATTGAGGTATCTAGCGTGGAGGAAGCTGTTGAGGAGATAAGGGGGGTGATCGGACGAGGGTGA
- a CDS encoding serine hydroxymethyltransferase: MDPIEAYERVKSSILEHHKWFDSSLPMIASENVTSPAVRKAMTSDFGHRYAEGWVGERVYAGTKYIDEVESIAIELFKKIFNVKFADVRPISGVIANLAVYTAFTNPGDVAMALPITKGGHISMGPLRGSEGQFIGGTAGAVRGLDVKYLAFDDHNMNVDIDKSIKRIEENKPKLVILGGSVILFPHPVKELSDVCKSVGALLHYDAAHVAGLIAGKQFQQPMEEGADVMSMSTHKTFFGPQHGAVVTNDEEKFERIKLANFPGLLSNHHLHSVAALALAAAEMLAFGEEYARAVVRNAKALAQALHDEGFSVVAEHLGFTQSHQVLLDVDALGGGYKCEKLLEEANIIVNRNLLPWDIKRGRSFKDPGGLRLGVAELTRLGMGEEEMREIAKFYRKVLLDKEDPKKVAEEVSELRKRFRNVKYAFEEGPAYEY; encoded by the coding sequence TTGGACCCTATCGAGGCATACGAGAGGGTTAAATCATCGATATTGGAGCATCATAAGTGGTTCGATTCATCCCTTCCGATGATAGCGAGCGAGAACGTAACAAGCCCCGCTGTTAGGAAGGCCATGACCTCGGATTTCGGTCACAGGTACGCTGAGGGGTGGGTGGGGGAGAGAGTCTACGCGGGGACTAAGTACATAGATGAAGTAGAATCGATAGCTATTGAACTCTTTAAGAAGATCTTCAACGTTAAGTTCGCTGATGTAAGGCCGATAAGCGGTGTGATCGCAAATTTAGCTGTATATACTGCATTCACTAACCCGGGTGATGTAGCCATGGCCCTCCCGATAACGAAGGGAGGGCACATAAGCATGGGGCCCCTGAGGGGGAGCGAGGGTCAGTTCATAGGGGGGACCGCTGGAGCTGTCAGGGGGCTGGATGTCAAGTACTTAGCCTTCGATGATCACAACATGAATGTAGATATTGATAAGAGCATAAAGAGGATAGAGGAGAACAAGCCCAAGTTAGTTATACTAGGGGGGAGCGTGATACTCTTCCCCCATCCCGTTAAGGAGCTCTCAGATGTATGCAAGTCAGTAGGGGCTCTTCTGCACTATGATGCAGCTCACGTAGCTGGCCTCATAGCTGGGAAGCAGTTCCAACAGCCTATGGAGGAGGGAGCGGATGTGATGAGTATGAGCACTCATAAGACTTTCTTCGGACCTCAGCATGGAGCAGTAGTTACTAACGATGAGGAGAAATTCGAGAGGATAAAATTAGCCAACTTCCCCGGTCTACTGAGCAATCACCACTTGCACTCTGTAGCAGCGTTAGCGCTCGCTGCAGCTGAGATGTTAGCATTCGGGGAGGAGTACGCGAGAGCTGTAGTGAGGAATGCTAAAGCCCTAGCTCAGGCACTCCATGATGAGGGCTTCTCAGTGGTAGCTGAGCACTTGGGCTTCACACAATCTCATCAAGTGCTCCTCGATGTTGACGCTCTTGGAGGAGGTTATAAATGCGAGAAGCTCTTAGAGGAGGCGAATATAATAGTCAATAGGAACTTACTGCCTTGGGACATAAAGAGGGGGAGGAGCTTCAAGGATCCCGGTGGCTTGAGGCTAGGTGTAGCTGAGTTGACGAGATTGGGCATGGGGGAGGAGGAGATGAGAGAAATAGCTAAGTTCTACAGGAAGGTCCTCTTGGATAAGGAAGACCCTAAGAAGGTAGCTGAGGAAGTGAGTGAGCTGAGGAAGAGGTTCAGGAACGTCAAGTATGCGTTCGAGGAGGGTCCGGCTTACGAGTATTGA